The Pirellulales bacterium DNA window CGCTTAGCAGGGAGGCAAGCGCCCCGGCCAATGCTCGCGGAGATTCCGGCGGCACGAGTAAGCCCGTGCGCGCAGGCTCGATCAAGTCCGCCAGGCCGGCGATCATCGTGCCCACGACTGGTTTGCCGGCGGCAAAGCTTTCCAGCACCACCAGCGGAAACGCCTCCCAGTCGCGCGAGGGAATCACGACGAAACGAGCGTTTTGCAAGAGCCACACTTTCGTCGCGCCGGCGACCGCTCCCACGAAATGCACCCGATCCGCCAGGCCCAGCTCCGCGCATTGCGTCTCGAGCGTGGCGCGCTCGTCGCCGTCGCCGGCAATCACGAGCGTCGCATCCTCGCCCGCCGGAAGTTGGGCCAGAGCGTCGATCAGCACGTCGACCCCCTTGCGCCGATTCAATCGACCGAGAAACAGCATGTACTCATTCGCGCACACGCGCGCGTCCAAAGTCTCCGGCCGCTCGGCGGCTCGGGCAAAGGGCGCCAAGTGGACGCCGTTGGGAATCGCTTCGATGTTCGTCGCCGTCGGGCACAGCCGCTGGTAGCCGGCCGTGGTGAACTTGCTGATCGAGACCAGGGCGTCGGCCGCGGCCAGCCCGCGCGCGTAGCGCGCCGGAAAGCCGCGCTTGGCTAGCCGGCGCCCGTGCTCGTTCACATCGCCGCCATGACTCGTGATGACGATGGGCACGCCCAGGTCGTCTTTGCAGATCGCCGCCAGGTACGCGCACGGATAAATTGCGTGACAGTGCAAAACGTCGAAGCGATGGCGGCGCCACGCGCGGCGCAGAAAGGTCGTATACCAATCCACGAAATAACGCGTCGAGACAAAACGCGGGTGCCGCAGCACGGGATACGGAAGCTGCGCGTCGTGCGCCTTCACGCGGCGCCGTTTGGGCGGCGGCGCCAAAACGAGCGGCTCGTGCCCGAGCTCCAGATATTGTCGCGCCAGGGCATCGATCACCAGCTCCTGGCCGCCGACTTTCGGTAGCGCGGTTTCGGTATACAGGCAAATCCGCATCGCAAGTTGGCTCCGGGTTCGTGACCGCCCCTTGTGCCTGCAAGGTCCGGCCGATGCTCCCGATTCGAGCGCGCGAAAACCTCGCGGCGCCAGCATGGCGGGCCGGAATCATAACGGGCTAAGTGCTTTGACGGAACGGCAATCGGTGAGTGCCCCGCCTGATCCGCAAGCGCCGGGACGCGACGCGCAAAGATTGTTCCTGCTTCGCGGCGTTGTTAGAATTTCGTAGGTCCAACTTGTGTGGCAGCCGGCCGGCGAATCACCGCCGCCGCGCGACATCGGCCGCCAGCAAACTCCCGGTCGCGGCCACGCCGGACCGGAACCCCGCACGCATCCCGCCTCCGAGGTCCGCATGGCCCGTCCCGACACGCCCGGCCGGCGACGCAAGCTAGTGCAAGCGATGCTGCTCGCCTTGCTGCTCGGGTCGCTTTTGAGTCTGCGATTGCGGGCCGCTGACGAGCCAGCGTCCATACCGAACGCGGCGGCCGCGGTTCCGACCTTCGCGAAGGAAATCGCTCCGCTGCTCGTATCGCGCTGCCTCGGATGCCATGCCGGCGCCGACCCGGCGGGCGGACTAAACCTCACCAGCCGCGACCACGCACTGGCGGGCGGCGAAAGCGGCACGGCGATCGTCGCGGGCAAGCCTGAGGAGAGCCCGCTATTGGCTCGCGTGCGCGATGGCGAGATGCCTCCCGAGGACAAGGGACCACGTTTGACGGAGGGCGAGGTCGCGGCCTTGAAAACGTGGATCGCCGCGGGCGCGACCTGGCCCGACAATCGCGTCTTGAGTCCGTATGAATTCACCACCGAGAAGCGTGCCGGCCTGGATTGGTGGTCCTTGCAGCCGCTCGTGCGACCGGCGGTACCCAGCGCGCGGGGCGATTGGGGGCGGAATCCAATTGATGCTTTCGTCGACGAGCGCTTGGCAGCCGCGGGTCTAAAGCCCTCGCCACCGGCCGATCGGCGCACGCTGCTGCGGCGAGCAAAGTTCGATCTGTTGGGCCTGCCACCCACGCCCGAGGAAGTCGAGCAGTTCCTGGCCGACACGTCGGCGGACGCCTATGAGCAACTGATCGATCGTTTGCTGGCTTCGCCGCATTATGGCGAGCGCTGGGGACGCCACTGGTTGGACGTCGTGCGCTTTGGCGAAACCGACGGCTACGAGACCAACAAGCCGCGCCGCACGGCC harbors:
- a CDS encoding glycosyltransferase family 4 protein, producing the protein MRICLYTETALPKVGGQELVIDALARQYLELGHEPLVLAPPPKRRRVKAHDAQLPYPVLRHPRFVSTRYFVDWYTTFLRRAWRRHRFDVLHCHAIYPCAYLAAICKDDLGVPIVITSHGGDVNEHGRRLAKRGFPARYARGLAAADALVSISKFTTAGYQRLCPTATNIEAIPNGVHLAPFARAAERPETLDARVCANEYMLFLGRLNRRKGVDVLIDALAQLPAGEDATLVIAGDGDERATLETQCAELGLADRVHFVGAVAGATKVWLLQNARFVVIPSRDWEAFPLVVLESFAAGKPVVGTMIAGLADLIEPARTGLLVPPESPRALAGALASLLSDNSAVRAMGRHARHVAREFDWRNVAKQHLQLYRRLCHLPEGESPSTAAHVTSPEALPLAQSR